Sequence from the Triticum aestivum cultivar Chinese Spring unplaced genomic scaffold, IWGSC CS RefSeq v2.1 scaffold180172, whole genome shotgun sequence genome:
GGTATCGCATGCCACCGCTGAAACAATTAGCTCTCGAGCCAGTTGCATAATAGCTTCCCTCCAAATTTAATCATTTAAATATATGAACGAGCAAAAAGGAGAATATTACGTGAACATTTGTGGACGGTTACGGGGCTGGGGACGCTTCACTGGTGAGATTATCATATTTCTCAGAGCTGTCGAAGAATTGTTCATGTTAGCTCCAAAGACGGACCGTGGCGGCTGTCTGGGTCTCATATCCATCGGAGGTGCAGCAGTGTGACCAGGAGAACCCCCAGACAGCTCAAATGGACCAGAGTTCTCACGTCGTTGCCTTGGTTGTGGAGCCCATCCCTCATCTCTGCGCCCTGGGGTTTCAGGAGGATCAATCGATCCTGCAACAAGTGAATGAGCTGTTTTTGTGGAGAGGTAGCTTCTAGAAAGCCAAAGTGTTGTATTGAACTTATTCATGGCTGGATGTTTAGCAAAAGTAGCTATTTAATAGCTTCTCGAAAGGCAAAGTATTGGGACGAGTGAGCGGTAGACAACTAAAATCAACTGCGTGCATAATGCCATAAATTACCTTGTCTCAGAGGGTCGCCGCTGTCCAATATGTTGGGCATGCCTGAGAACAAGTCAGGCTGAGCTCTAGGGAAGTAGTTGTTTGCAGGTTGAATGGCTGAACGTTTTACTGATTCATACTCGTTTCTCAGCTGATCATACATCTCATCAAGCTTCCTCTTCTGCCTGGAAGGAAAGCACATTTCATACATATTGGATGGAGCGGAACTTTGTTCCTATAAGGAAAATAATGGCACACTAGACTAACCTGGATTTCTCTGCAAATTTTTCCTGTAACTCCTGCTTATCCCTTGTCAAGTTTTCAATCTCTTGTTCCATCAACTGGCATCTTTTGGCCATCTTCTGGTATGCCGCATGCACTTCTTCCAGTTTTTCAGTGAACTTTGCCTGCATAACTTCACACTTTTGCCTACATTGACCAACAATTCTGTTCATCTTGTATTGCATCTCCAGATCCTTTTGTCCGATGTAAAACATGACACTTCTGTATGCACTCTTCATAACTGATTAGTATCATGTTCAAGGAAAAGCTAAATGATTATCATATTAGCAACAAAAGAACAAGCCTTCAACAGTAGTTACATAATCGCTGACATCATTGTCTCACTACAGCAGTTTTTGTTTTCAATTTTAGGTTGCTTGAGTTACTGGAATACTAAAACAGGAAGTTAATCAGGCACTATATTCCATAGAGGTGAGCTATGTTATTCAACAAAATAACATAAGAACAATTCTAGGTCCAGTGAATAAAATATCAAGGATACGTATCTGTGGAGAAACTCCAGTCATTGACATCTGAGATAACAAACAAAGTTATCACAACAGATGAGCAACAGGAAAATCGACTGCATATGTCATTATGAATCGAATTCAGAGGGGTACTTACATCTGTCCATTCATCGCTTGGATTTATGTCAGTAGGCTTCATATGGCTAAGAAATAATTAAAAAAAGGATTATATGATATCGGCATATTAATACATGGCTATTAATTTGGTCTCAAGACTAAAACAGAATCCACTGTAACATGTTAAGAAGTGACATAGGTATATAAGGTTCTCATTAagagaaaagtaagaatgtgaaaTACACACGAAACATGATGTTTTGTAGGCACTCCAGCATCTGTAGATATCCCAAATTGATATGGACAAGAGAAACGTAGCTTACACGAAGGATGAAACATTAAGCATGAAATAATGAATGCTATATCAAGAGTTTATAACTGACCTTTTGGAAAGTACTTGGTCACAAATTGGACATGCACCATCGTTACTGAGTATTTTCTTTGCATCCTCTGTACCTGCACAATAAGTATCAGTTCAAGTAAAAAAAAATGTATTCAGCAGTCCTCATGAACTTTACTTATTTACAGTTGAAACGATTAAACAGAAAGAGATAGAAGATTGCAGGCATACATAAAAGATGGCCACAAGTTGTTGTTATGGCTTGTCCTTCCAACTCCCGCCAGCAAGCGTTGCACTTCATTTTGTATTCTTTGTTCAGAAGAACCCTGCAGGTCGAAACACAGATAAATGACTTGCACTAGATGAACTGATCATAACCATCTAATGTGTCCTGCATTACGGCCCTAAATCCTAAGAGGCTAAGAAGCACAAAATGCATGATTAGTGCAAATAATCACAAAATAAATGCAGAAATAACTGCATAAACTGTTTTCATGGAATGTGTAATCATGAGGGCATTTGCATAATAAAATGCCAGATCTTTTTGTTTTGAGTACCGAAATTTAACTATGAATCAGTTTTTGTTGTGCATCACATATTTACCACTGATACCACAATACATAAAATTTCTCAAGCATTGTAGTTTTCCCACTGCAAACAATAACTGGAAGCAAGACAATGAAGATGAAAACGAGAAATAAAGTTGGCCTTGAAGTGCAGCACACAATTTCTGTTATTTCCATTACACATTACCTCGCTTTTGACTACACTGGGTTGGACTATACATCACAGATCAGAGATGAGATAAAGGTATATATTTACAATGAAATAGGAAACCTGAGGAGCCATAGTTCGCCCACTGAATTCCATCAACAAAGAAGCATAAAAGGTCTTAATAGGCCAGAGAAGAATCATCTATAATGTTCTCCGAGTATTCTTTAAGTGATTCCGTATCAAATTTGTATAGtactcatgagttcagatttaaaCTTGTTAATGTTTAAAACCCTTCTGCTGTGCTCGGGAAAGCCGGAGCACTTTTCCACACGTCTTCTGATACTATACCGCGCACTTCTTTTAGCAAGCTCGGGGGACCCTGTATCCCATGTCACTGACAGGTATGTAACAGAATTCCATCACATAAATTCCTATTGAAACTTTTGGCATATAAGAAAAAGGGTAATCAGCATTTCTTCAAGCATTTTTTTAATTCAAATTTGCCATTCGGTTATGTGCAAAATATATCAAGATATTACAGTAACTAACCTTGCACTTATAATCGCCTAAACAGTAGGATCTCATATAACACAAGACATGATCAACATTACAAACATACCAGGTACATACAGAAGTCCTGATGCAGAATTCATCTAGTATATTGTAACCCGGTTACCTATTCCGCTGATTTGAGCTTAATCAAGTAGATAAGCTATCTCAGAGCACCTAAGTAGCTATAATATGTTTGGACGAGTGCTCAAATAAACTGTGATAACAGTGGTAGTGCCACTAAATACTGCTAATTAGGTAGCTTTATGGGAGACTTCTACAAACTCTCTCTATACTCCATAACAGAGACAAGAGTTCTGACTGATGCATCAAGCGATATGCATTTAGAACTATTTCTGCATTCCATAACATTTCACTCCTAATTAACTATTGCAACTAAATGGCATGATCCAACTTGCTTCAAATATAATAGTTCATTACATGTCAAGTTTTACTCTCATAATCTCAATTGTCAACAGTGAACATAGTGAATATATTTCAAATTAACACAGATCCAAACAAGCCAGCATAATAATTTTGTTAGCGGTACAGAAAACACCATAAATTTGTTGCATCCAGAGCACCAAAAATGCAAGAACAAAGCAGACACGATACA
This genomic interval carries:
- the LOC123172719 gene encoding E3 ubiquitin-protein ligase CCNB1IP1 homolog isoform X1 (The sequence of the model RefSeq protein was modified relative to this genomic sequence to represent the inferred CDS: added 32 bases not found in genome assembly), whose amino-acid sequence is MKQAIPLVRNLETLAAPLPPRPRLLPFAHPNSSRPASCSPSPPRRSGILASGALDEEGFVPAGDPPLITTTTVVHEVTFLTLVWRVLLNKEYKMKCNACWRELEGQAITTTCGHLLCTEDAKKILSNDGACPICDQVLSKSHMKPTDINPSDEWTDMSMTGVSPQILMKSAYRSVMFYIGQKDLEMQYKMNRIVGQCRQKCEVMQAKFTEKLEEVHAAYQKMAKRCQLMEQEIENLTRDKQELQEKFAEKSRQKRKLDEMYDQLRNEYESVKRSAIQPANNYFPRAQPDLFSGMPNILDSGDPLRQGSIDPPETPGRRDEGWAPQPRQRRENSGPFELSGGSPGHTAAPPMDMRPRQPPRSVFGANMNNSSTALRNMIISPVKRPQPRNRPQMFT
- the LOC123172719 gene encoding E3 ubiquitin-protein ligase CCNB1IP1 homolog isoform X2 (The sequence of the model RefSeq protein was modified relative to this genomic sequence to represent the inferred CDS: added 32 bases not found in genome assembly) codes for the protein MKQAIPLVRNLETLAAPLPPRPRLLPFAHPNSSRPASCSPSPPRRSGILASGALDEEGFVPAGDPPLITTTTVVHEVTFLTLVWRVLLNKEYKMKCNACWRELEGQAITTTCGHLLCTEDAKKILSNDGACPICDQVLSKSHMKPTDINPSDEWTDMSMTGVSPQILMKSAYRSVMFYIGQKDLEMQYKMNRIVGQCRQKCEVMQAKFTEKLEEVHAAYQKMAKRCQLMEQEIENLTRDKQELQEKFAEKSRQKRKLDEMYDQLRNEYESVKRSAIQPANNYFPRAQPDLFSGMPNILDSGDPLRQGRRDEGWAPQPRQRRENSGPFELSGGSPGHTAAPPMDMRPRQPPRSVFGANMNNSSTALRNMIISPVKRPQPRNRPQMFT